In a single window of the Micromonospora sp. WMMD1155 genome:
- the pth gene encoding aminoacyl-tRNA hydrolase, with product MTDEAGPWLVVGLGNPGREYAGNRHNVGFMVADLLAGRVGARFGRHKRAVAEVAEARLGFGGPKLVLVKPLTYMNLSGGPVASLAQFYKVPAAQVIAVHDELDISYGQVRVKFGGGEGGHNGLRSMSKSLGTKDYARVRFGVGRPPGRQDPADYVLSDFGAAERKELDFLVDRAADVVESVVVKGVEPTQNLYHGS from the coding sequence GTGACGGACGAGGCGGGGCCGTGGCTGGTGGTCGGCCTGGGCAACCCCGGTCGGGAGTACGCGGGTAACCGGCACAACGTCGGCTTCATGGTGGCCGACCTGCTGGCCGGTCGGGTCGGTGCGCGGTTCGGGCGGCACAAGCGGGCGGTGGCCGAGGTGGCCGAGGCGCGGCTGGGGTTCGGTGGACCGAAGTTGGTGCTGGTGAAGCCACTGACGTACATGAACCTCTCCGGTGGGCCGGTGGCGTCCCTGGCGCAGTTCTACAAGGTGCCGGCGGCGCAGGTGATCGCGGTGCACGACGAACTGGACATCTCCTACGGCCAGGTGCGGGTGAAGTTCGGCGGCGGCGAGGGCGGGCACAACGGCCTGCGGTCGATGTCGAAGTCGTTGGGCACGAAGGACTACGCCCGGGTGCGGTTCGGCGTCGGTCGACCGCCGGGGCGGCAGGACCCGGCGGATTACGTGCTGTCGGATTTCGGCGCGGCGGAGCGTAAGGAGCTGGATTTCCTGGTGGACCGGGCCGCCGACGTGGTGGAGTCGGTGGTCGTCAAGGGCGTGGAGCCGACGCAGAACCTCTACCACGGCAGTTGA
- a CDS encoding 50S ribosomal protein L25/general stress protein Ctc has translation MSEVKISAEPRTEFGKGGARRTRRAGKVPAVLYGHGEKPKHIALPSREFAAAIRKGGANQLFAIDITDGTQVLALPKAIQRDPIRDTFEHVDLLLVRRGEKVTVEVPVQLTGEAARDTLIVHDHDTLSVTADATKVPDHLEASIEGLEAGTQVTAGDVELPAGVELAADSELTVASVTAAPTAEQLEATLPEVEVATEEEEAEVGETTEGSEGADAAPAAEGDETTEARTEA, from the coding sequence GTGTCCGAGGTAAAGATCAGCGCCGAGCCCCGCACCGAGTTCGGCAAGGGTGGTGCCCGTCGTACCCGCCGGGCCGGCAAGGTGCCCGCCGTGCTGTACGGCCACGGCGAGAAGCCCAAGCACATCGCGCTGCCGTCGCGGGAGTTCGCCGCGGCGATCCGCAAGGGCGGTGCCAACCAGCTCTTCGCGATCGACATCACCGACGGCACCCAGGTGCTGGCGCTGCCGAAGGCGATTCAGCGTGACCCGATCCGCGACACCTTCGAGCACGTCGACCTGCTCCTGGTTCGCCGGGGCGAGAAGGTCACCGTCGAGGTTCCGGTCCAGCTGACCGGCGAGGCCGCGCGGGACACTCTGATCGTGCACGACCACGACACCCTCTCGGTGACCGCCGACGCCACCAAGGTGCCGGACCACCTGGAGGCGTCGATCGAGGGTCTGGAGGCGGGCACCCAGGTGACCGCCGGTGACGTCGAGCTGCCGGCCGGCGTCGAGCTGGCTGCCGACTCGGAGCTGACCGTCGCCTCGGTGACCGCCGCCCCCACCGCCGAGCAGCTCGAGGCGACGCTGCCCGAGGTCGAGGTGGCCACCGAGGAGGAAGAGGCCGAGGTCGGCGAGACCACCGAGGGCTCCGAGGGTGCGGACGCCGCTCCGGCCGCCGAGGGCGACGAGACCACCGAGGCGCGCACCGAGGCCTGA
- a CDS encoding ribose-phosphate diphosphokinase produces MGSIVAENRKSLMLFSGRGFPELAKEIGEVLGVAPTPADAYEFANGEIFVRFKDSVRGSDAFVVQSVTHGVNTWVMETLIMVDALKRGSAKRITVVLPFYPYARQDKKHRGREPISARLVADLLKTAGANRILTVDLHTAQIQGFFDGPVDHLFAMDILAEYVEHKYAGRPMTVVAPDSGRVRVAERWTDRLGGCPLAFIHKTRDPLKPNQVVANRVVGEVEGRVCLIVDDMIDTGGTIAKAADILKEQGAAEIVVASTHALLSDPATERLKNSSISEIVVTNTLPLPPEKQLDKLTVLSIAPLLARAIREVFDDGSVTTLFGGLS; encoded by the coding sequence ATGGGCAGCATCGTCGCCGAAAACCGCAAAAGCCTGATGCTCTTTTCCGGACGTGGCTTTCCGGAGTTGGCCAAGGAGATCGGCGAGGTGCTCGGCGTGGCGCCGACCCCGGCCGACGCGTACGAGTTCGCCAACGGCGAGATCTTCGTACGGTTCAAGGACTCGGTACGTGGTTCGGACGCCTTCGTGGTGCAGTCCGTCACGCACGGGGTGAACACCTGGGTCATGGAGACCCTGATCATGGTCGACGCGCTGAAGCGGGGGTCTGCCAAGCGGATCACCGTGGTGCTGCCGTTCTACCCGTACGCCCGACAGGACAAGAAGCACCGGGGCCGGGAGCCGATCTCGGCCCGCCTGGTGGCGGACCTGTTGAAGACCGCCGGAGCCAACCGCATCCTCACCGTCGACCTGCACACCGCGCAGATCCAGGGCTTCTTCGACGGCCCGGTGGACCACCTCTTCGCGATGGACATCCTGGCCGAGTACGTCGAGCACAAGTACGCCGGCCGACCGATGACAGTGGTGGCGCCGGACTCGGGCCGGGTACGGGTGGCCGAGCGGTGGACCGACCGGCTCGGCGGCTGCCCGCTGGCGTTCATCCACAAGACCCGGGACCCGTTGAAGCCCAACCAGGTCGTGGCGAACCGGGTCGTCGGCGAGGTCGAGGGTCGGGTCTGCCTGATCGTCGACGACATGATCGACACCGGCGGCACGATCGCCAAGGCCGCCGACATCCTCAAGGAGCAGGGTGCGGCGGAGATCGTTGTCGCGTCCACCCACGCGCTGCTGTCCGACCCGGCCACCGAGCGGCTGAAGAACAGCTCGATCAGCGAGATCGTGGTGACGAACACGCTGCCGCTTCCGCCGGAGAAGCAACTGGACAAACTCACCGTGCTGTCGATCGCGCCACTGCTGGCGCGGGCGATCCGGGAGGTCTTCGACGACGGTTCGGTGACCACCCTCTTCGGTGGCCTGAGCTGA
- the glmU gene encoding bifunctional UDP-N-acetylglucosamine diphosphorylase/glucosamine-1-phosphate N-acetyltransferase GlmU: protein MPQSHLRTVVVLAAGEGKRMKSTLPKVLHPLLGRTLLGHVLSAAAPLAADRTVVVVGHGADQVREHLTAVAPDATPVLQAEQLGTGHAVRIALDAAPDGPGTVVVINGDVPLLRPETVGALVTAHEEAAAAATVLAAEVPDPTGLGRIVRDADGRLEQIVEERDADATQRAIREINAGIYAFDAVRLRDALGKLSTDNDQGEEYLTDVFGLLRSAGEPVAVHVAVDYVETLGCNDRVELATLRRLLRDRVNEAWMRTGVSLLDPATTWIDVTVALDRDAVVDQNTQLRGATVVGSGALIGPDVTLIDTIVGPAASVLRSHAVGAEVGAGATVGPYAYLRPAAQLAEKAKVGTFVEVKNSEIGPGAKVPHLTYVGDATIGAKANIGAATIFVNYDGVNKHRTIVGEGAFVGCDTSLIAPVEVGAGAYVAAGSAIAQDVPPGALGVTRAPQRNIEGWVARKRPGTVSAAAAERAQRGTEGASVAPGAASDSEAIHEVTETVGGASGPGDTATE, encoded by the coding sequence GTGCCCCAGTCCCACCTCCGTACCGTCGTCGTTCTCGCCGCCGGTGAGGGCAAGCGGATGAAGTCGACACTGCCCAAGGTGCTGCACCCGCTGCTCGGTCGGACGCTGCTCGGTCACGTGCTGAGCGCTGCCGCGCCGCTGGCCGCGGACCGCACCGTCGTCGTGGTGGGGCACGGCGCCGACCAGGTCCGGGAGCACCTGACCGCTGTCGCACCGGACGCCACGCCGGTGCTCCAGGCCGAACAGCTCGGCACCGGGCACGCCGTACGAATCGCGCTGGACGCGGCCCCCGACGGGCCCGGCACCGTCGTGGTGATCAACGGGGACGTGCCGCTGCTGCGGCCCGAGACGGTGGGCGCGCTGGTGACCGCCCACGAGGAGGCCGCCGCCGCGGCCACCGTGCTGGCCGCGGAGGTGCCCGATCCGACCGGGCTCGGCCGGATCGTCCGGGACGCCGACGGCCGCCTGGAGCAGATCGTCGAGGAGCGCGACGCCGACGCGACGCAGCGAGCGATCCGGGAGATCAACGCCGGCATCTACGCGTTCGACGCGGTGCGGCTGCGTGACGCGCTGGGCAAGCTCTCCACCGACAACGACCAGGGCGAGGAGTACCTGACCGACGTCTTCGGCCTGCTCCGTTCGGCCGGCGAGCCGGTCGCGGTGCACGTGGCGGTCGATTACGTCGAGACGTTGGGCTGCAACGACCGGGTGGAGCTGGCGACGCTGCGGCGGCTGCTGCGCGACCGGGTCAACGAGGCGTGGATGCGCACCGGGGTGAGCCTGCTCGACCCGGCGACCACCTGGATCGACGTGACGGTGGCCCTGGACCGCGACGCCGTGGTCGACCAGAACACCCAGCTCCGCGGTGCCACGGTGGTCGGCTCGGGTGCGTTGATCGGGCCGGACGTCACGCTGATCGACACGATCGTCGGCCCCGCCGCGTCGGTGCTCCGAAGCCACGCCGTCGGCGCGGAGGTCGGCGCGGGCGCGACCGTCGGGCCGTACGCGTACCTGCGGCCGGCCGCCCAGCTGGCCGAGAAGGCGAAGGTCGGCACGTTCGTCGAGGTCAAGAACTCCGAGATCGGCCCGGGTGCGAAGGTGCCGCACCTTACCTACGTGGGTGACGCGACGATCGGTGCGAAGGCCAACATCGGCGCGGCGACGATCTTCGTGAACTACGACGGGGTGAACAAGCACCGCACGATCGTTGGCGAGGGTGCCTTCGTCGGCTGCGACACGAGCTTGATCGCGCCGGTCGAAGTGGGTGCCGGGGCGTACGTGGCGGCGGGTAGTGCCATCGCCCAGGACGTGCCGCCGGGCGCGCTCGGGGTGACCCGTGCGCCGCAGCGCAACATCGAGGGCTGGGTGGCCCGCAAGCGCCCGGGAACGGTCTCCGCGGCGGCGGCCGAGCGGGCGCAACGCGGCACCGAGGGTGCGTCGGTGGCGCCGGGCGCCGCAAGCGACAGTGAGGCAATCCACGAGGTGACCGAGACGGTGGGCGGCGCGAGCGGCCCGGGAGATACTGCAACCGAATAG
- a CDS encoding helix-turn-helix domain-containing protein: protein MTDSLAAEVRRLRTEEQLSVRQIQARTGIGKDRARAMLRGVPPPAWTRRPNAKDELRDQAERLRLGGLSIPVIAERLGISRSTAYLWLRHLPLDANSAAALVRRRAHSKAMTDARWSAHREARDAARQETIEAAAAWVKQLRYRELIAVGAAIYWAEGAKAKPWRPNDCRVRFVNSDPMLIGLFLRFAGAMGVDKRTLRYRVSIHESADPAAAACWWAEQVGVSVDEFQPTALKRHNPGTNRHNTGIDYRGCLVVEVLKSTRLYWKIEGIMKGMSDGVAADER from the coding sequence ATGACTGATTCTCTGGCCGCCGAAGTGCGTCGGTTACGCACTGAGGAGCAGTTGTCCGTCCGCCAGATCCAAGCCCGGACCGGCATCGGCAAAGATCGTGCACGTGCGATGCTGCGCGGGGTTCCTCCGCCAGCCTGGACCCGGCGACCGAATGCGAAGGACGAGTTGCGTGATCAGGCTGAGCGCCTGCGGCTCGGTGGCCTGTCGATTCCGGTTATCGCCGAGCGACTGGGGATCAGTCGGTCCACCGCATACCTATGGCTGCGCCACCTTCCACTCGACGCGAACAGTGCGGCGGCTCTGGTTCGGCGCAGAGCGCATTCGAAGGCCATGACCGACGCCCGATGGTCAGCTCATCGGGAGGCGCGGGATGCCGCGCGGCAGGAGACGATCGAGGCAGCTGCGGCCTGGGTGAAGCAGCTGCGCTACCGAGAGCTGATCGCGGTCGGTGCGGCGATCTACTGGGCCGAGGGTGCCAAGGCCAAGCCGTGGCGCCCCAACGACTGTCGAGTCCGGTTCGTCAACAGCGACCCGATGCTCATCGGTCTCTTCCTCCGCTTCGCAGGGGCGATGGGGGTGGACAAGCGGACCCTGCGGTACCGCGTCAGCATTCACGAGTCAGCCGACCCGGCGGCCGCGGCCTGTTGGTGGGCCGAGCAGGTCGGCGTGTCAGTCGACGAGTTCCAGCCCACCGCGCTCAAGCGTCACAACCCGGGCACCAATCGACACAACACCGGGATCGATTACCGGGGCTGCCTCGTGGTCGAGGTGCTCAAGTCGACGCGGCTCTACTGGAAGATCGAAGGGATCATGAAGGGGATGAGTGATGGCGTTGCGGCGGATGAGCGCTAA